The DNA region CGATCACCGAGCACGAAGGGCGCATTATTCAAAGCCGCTCTGAAGATTCGATCATTAATGAGATCGAAGCGATCCGCGATACCGTCCCAGGATTTACCGGCGTGATCTCCGATCTCGGTGGTCCGACGGCCAACATGTACATGCTGCGCTGCAAGTCACCGCGTGCGGAGCAGACCTGCCGTCGCCTGTCGTGCGTCTATCCGGATATCTGTCCGCATATGGATACCAACCATGAGCCGACGATCAACCTCTATCGCCGTGCGCGCGATCTGAAAGGCATCAAGAAGATCTTGATCGCCTCCGGTGTGCGTTACGACATCGCGGTCGAAGACCCGCGCTATATCAAAGAGCTGGCAAGCCACCACGTCGGGGGTTATCTGAAGATTGCGCCTGAGCATACCGAAGAAGGGCCGTTGTCGAAGATGATGAAGCCGGGCATGGGCAGCTATGACCGCTTTAAGGAACTGTTCGATCTCTACTCGAAGCAGGCAGGGAAAGAGCAGTATCTGATCCCGTATTTCATCTCCGCGCATCCGGGGACGCGTGACGAAGATATGGTGAATCTGGCGCTGTGGCTGAAGAAACATCGTTTCCGTCTCGATCAGGTACAAAACTTCTATCCATCGCCGCTGGCGAACTCGACCACCATGTATTACACCGGCAAAAACCCGCTGGGTAAGATTGGCTATAAGAGTGAAGAGGTGGTGGTGCCGAAGGGTGATAAGCAGCGTCGTCTGCATAAAGCACTGCTGCGTTACCACGATCCGGCGAACTGGCCGATGATCCGTCAGGCGCTGGAAGAGATGGGTAAAAAGCATCTGATTGGTGGACGCCGTGAGTGCCTTGTGCCGTCGCCAACGCTGGAAGAGATGCGCGAAGCGCGTCGTCAGAACCGGAATACCCGTCCGGCATTGACCAAACACACGCCGGTGGCGCATCAGCGTCAGACGCCTGCCGCCAACAAAAAGCGGGTAAAAGTCGCCGGACGATAAAGTGGTTGCCCGGTAACATCAAACTTACCGGGTCGATTACATCGGTTTGATAAATGTGGCTGCTGATGCAGCCATTTTTTCATCCTCAGCAGGCAGACGAGTATCAGAATCAGGAGTCGGAGATGAAAGCAGGGATGATGGCAGGGGTGATAACGATCGCCCTGTTGCAAAGCGGTTGCGTGGTGCATCACCAGATACAACCTGAAGTGGCGGGACGGCTTGTCGGCAGCACCGGCAAACCGGTACAAGACGCGCAACTCACCCTGGTGAGCAGTGGGAAGTCCGCTCAGACACACTCTGATAGCGATGGCCGTTTTACCTTTCCGGCGGCCTATAAATGGACTTTCTTTGTGCCAATCGGTCCAGTGGACTGGTATTTTCGCTCTGCACTGCACGTGAGTGCCAATGGCAAGGACTATGAAACCGATCTGGGCGGTGCGTTTGGTGGGCCGTACGCGCTTGAGGGCAGGAAGTTCAACGTGACGTGTACGTTGCCGGACAAAACCGGCGAGGTGTCATGCCTGTAGCGAACAACATGAAAGCCCGACGCTAAGCCGGGCTGAAAAGAAGGGAATCAACCGCCGAACTGATCCGGGTCGGGGCCCAGGCGTTTGCCCTGATCGAGTTTCGCAATCTCGCCCAGTTCGTCTTTGTCGAGACGGAAATCCCAGACGTCGAAGTTCTCGGCAATACGCGACGGCGTGACGGATTTCGGGATCACCACCAGACCGTTATCCAGATGCCAGCGGATGACTATCTGTGCCGGGGTTTTACCGTATTTATCCGCCAGGGCGCGAATAATTTTTTGATCGAAAACGCCTTCACCGCCCTGCGCCAGCGGGCTCCAGGATTCCGTCTGGATTTTATGCGTCGCATTCCACGCATGCAGCTGACGCTGTTGCATCAGCGGATGCAGTTCTATCTGATTAATCACCGGTGTGACGCCCGTTTCGTCAATCAGTCGCTGGAGATGGTTGACCTGGAAGTTACACACGCCGATGCTCTTAATCAGCCCCTCTTTTTGCAGCTCGATCATGCCTTGCCAGGCGGCAACATAGTGATCGATTGCCGGAACCGGCCAGTGCATCAGATACAGATCGAGATAATCGAGCTGGAGTTTTTCCAGACTCTCCATCAACGCTTCGCGGGGGCGTTTCTGATCGTCATTCCACAGCTTGGTGGTGATGAATAACTCATCGCGGGGGAGACCTGCGCTGGCTAACGCTTTGCCGACGCCGTCTTCATTTTTGTATGCGGCGGCGGTATCTATGGACCGATAGCCGACTTCCAGTGCTTTATGAATGGCGGAGACGACCTCGTCGTTACCGGCTTTCCATACGCCTAGCCCCAGTTGGGGCATTACGTTGCCATCCTGAAGCTTAATTACGGTTTGGTTTGCCATTTTTCCTCCTTCATGTGCTCATCACCGGAGGGACGCTCCGGTGATGTAGGGTGACTTAAGTCTGGACGAAATGCCCGAAAACGAAAGCCAGAGGTGAAAAAAGCTTAGCGGGCTGCCTCGTAAATACGACGGCTGACATCCAGGGTAATGTCTTTATGTTCACCCAATTGTGTCATGCCGTGTTCTTCCAGTTTCGCCAGCAGGGCCGGGATTGAACTGCCATCCAGACCGTAGCCTGACAGGCGAGTCGGGACGCCCAGCTGTTCGAAGAAATTACGGGTGGCAGCAATCGCTGCATCAATACGCTCATCGTCAGAACCGTCGGTGATGTTCCATACGCGTTCAGCATATTGCAGCAGTTTGCCACGTTTGGTATCGCGCTTTTCATTCCACAGCGCAGGCAGAACCACCGCCAGCGTCTGGGCGTGATCCAGACCGTGCATCGCCGTCAGTTCGTGGCCCAGCATATGGGTTGCCCAGTCCTGTGGCACGCCTGCGCCAATCAGGCCGTTCAGCGCCTGGGTCGCTGCCCACATCACGTTTGCGCGAACATCGTAGTTTTCCGGATCTTTCAGCGCTTTCGGGCCGTCTTCCACCAGGGTCAGCAGAATGCCTTCCGCGAAACGGTCCTGAATTTTGGCATCAACCGGATACGTGACGTACTGCTCAACGGTATGCACAAACGCATCAACCACGCCGTTGGCCACCTGACGCGGCGGCAGGGTGTAGGTGTAAACCGGATCCAGTACCGCAAAGACCGGCTGCACATGTGCGGAATGGAAGGCCTGCTTGTCGCCTGTGGTTTTACGCGAGATGACCGCGCCTTTGTTGGACTCAGAACCGGTTGCTGGCAGCGTCAGCACGGAACCCATCGGGATCGCGCTTTTGATGTCGCTACCGCTGGTCTGCAGGATGTGCCACGGGTCAACGCCATCCGCATAGTGAGCGGCAGCGGCGATGAATTTCGTGCCATCGAGGACAGAACCCCCGCCGACGGCCAGCAGGAAAGTAATGTTCT from Citrobacter amalonaticus Y19 includes:
- the dkgA gene encoding 2,5-didehydrogluconate reductase DkgA; translated protein: MANQTVIKLQDGNVMPQLGLGVWKAGNDEVVSAIHKALEVGYRSIDTAAAYKNEDGVGKALASAGLPRDELFITTKLWNDDQKRPREALMESLEKLQLDYLDLYLMHWPVPAIDHYVAAWQGMIELQKEGLIKSIGVCNFQVNHLQRLIDETGVTPVINQIELHPLMQQRQLHAWNATHKIQTESWSPLAQGGEGVFDQKIIRALADKYGKTPAQIVIRWHLDNGLVVIPKSVTPSRIAENFDVWDFRLDKDELGEIAKLDQGKRLGPDPDQFGG
- the yqhD gene encoding alcohol dehydrogenase — encoded protein: MNNFNLHTPTRILFGKGAIAELRAQIPQDARVLITYGGGSVKKTGVLAQVQDALKGLDVREFGGIEPNPSYETLMNAVKIAREENITFLLAVGGGSVLDGTKFIAAAAHYADGVDPWHILQTSGSDIKSAIPMGSVLTLPATGSESNKGAVISRKTTGDKQAFHSAHVQPVFAVLDPVYTYTLPPRQVANGVVDAFVHTVEQYVTYPVDAKIQDRFAEGILLTLVEDGPKALKDPENYDVRANVMWAATQALNGLIGAGVPQDWATHMLGHELTAMHGLDHAQTLAVVLPALWNEKRDTKRGKLLQYAERVWNITDGSDDERIDAAIAATRNFFEQLGVPTRLSGYGLDGSSIPALLAKLEEHGMTQLGEHKDITLDVSRRIYEAAR
- a CDS encoding carboxypeptidase-like regulatory domain-containing protein translates to MQPFFHPQQADEYQNQESEMKAGMMAGVITIALLQSGCVVHHQIQPEVAGRLVGSTGKPVQDAQLTLVSSGKSAQTHSDSDGRFTFPAAYKWTFFVPIGPVDWYFRSALHVSANGKDYETDLGGAFGGPYALEGRKFNVTCTLPDKTGEVSCL